CAGGCTCCTCACCTACGGTACAAACGTTTACCGACACTTCTCTTTCGCCGAAAAATACCGGCTCAAGCAAACATTCGAGTACGGGGTTTACTTCCTTTTCGCCTGCAAAATCTTCTTCGATACAGCCCTTATCGGAAAGTGATTTTTCCGATTCGGATTCAAAAACGGAATAATTTTTTCCCACGTCATCCATTGCGGCGATATACGAATAATCGATATACCTCGCCTGCATCAGCTTACCGAGATAATATAACTCCTTTGCCGAAAGCACAATTTCATTATCCATAAATCCAACTCCTTATATTGACTTTATAACAGAACCGATGGTATCATCCAGTTCTTCGTATTCATCGGAAAGCTCCGACATTATCCTTGATATACGGTCAATAACTTCCTCGACTTTTTTAAACTGTTTACCGACATACAGTATTTTTCCGCTGTACGCCTTTTCCGCTGCACCCTGCCATTCTCCGCACAGACCGATCACACATCTTTCTGTTCTTTCACGGATGTTTTTAATCTGTCCGCATAACATTTCAGCGTCTGCGGCTTTTTCCCTAAGCCTTATACAATCAATATTAACCGTTTTAAGCACCTCCGAACCTGTTGTGAATTATGCATAGCTTATGAATATGCCCGTAAAACCATTG
This window of the [Eubacterium] siraeum genome carries:
- a CDS encoding WXG100 family type VII secretion target codes for the protein MLKTVNIDCIRLREKAADAEMLCGQIKNIRERTERCVIGLCGEWQGAAEKAYSGKILYVGKQFKKVEEVIDRISRIMSELSDEYEELDDTIGSVIKSI